The genomic segment CGTCGACGTTTTCTGTCACACCTGGCCGCATCACGAGTTAGTTGCATGTTCTACGGACATGGACGGCCAGCGGTTTCAGGCCGTAACGTGCCATTCGCGCCGGATCGTGGATGGGCGGAAGACCACCACAACCGTCTACGGCCCGGCACCGACCATCCATTGAGGACCATGACGGCGAGAACCCGGTCCGCGAGAGCGGCGCCGGTCGAGGCGCAAAGAGGGGCGCGCGCGGGTGCTGGGGGACGACGCGGAGCTGACCGCCGCGGTGCTTGCGGCACAGGACGGGGACGAGACCGCGTTCCGGACTGTGTACCGCACGGTGCACCCACGGCTGCTCGGGTACGTGCGGACGCTGGTCGGCGATCCGGACGCGGAGGACGTCACCTCCGAGTCCTGGCTGCAGATAGCCCGTGACCTGGAGCGGTTCAGCGGTGACGCCGACCGGTTCCGCGGCTGGGCCGCGCGGATCGCCCGCAACCGGGCCCTGGACCACATACGTATGCGCGGGCGCAGGCCCGCGATAGGCGGCGACGAGACCGAGCTGACCGGCAAGGCCGCCGAGTCCGACACGGCCGGCGAGGCGATGGAAGCCCTGTCGACCGACCGCACGCTGTCGCTCATCGCCCAGTTGCCGCAGGACCAGGCGGAGGCGGTGGTCCTGCGTGTCGTGGTCGGTCTCGACGCGAAGACCGCCGCGGAGGCCCTGGGCAAGCGCGCCGGAGCGGTACGAACGGCCGCACACCGGGGGCTGAAGCGGCTCGCGGAACTGATCGGGGAGAATCCGGAGACGGCTTCGGAGGCCGACCCGGAATCCGGCGACCCGCTGGACGCCGTACCCCCACCGAGAGGCGCGCGTGTACGCGCGGCCTCGTCCGCCGGTGTGACGCATACGCGTTCGCGGACGCAGAAGGATGTGTGATGGCCGACGAGCAGTACAGGTGGCTGAACCGCGACGCTGCGGAGCGGCTGCTGCGTGGGGAGTCCCTCGAAGCCGTCGACGCCGACACCCGCGCCCGTGCCGACCGGCTCGCCGAGGCGCTCGGCGCCCTGTCCGCCGAGTTCGCGCCGGTCTCGCCGCAGAGCCCCGAACTTCCCGGCGAGGAAGCCGCGTTGGCCGCCTTCCGCATGGCGCGTACGGCTCGCTCGGCCCATCCGGCCCACCCCGGTGAGCACGGTCCGGCCGCGGAGCCCGGCCGGGGCAGCCGTACGCACGCCACCGCGGTGCCCGCCGACGACGGGGGGCTCGTCCACCTCGGACGTCCCGTGCGTCCGTCCGCCGCGTCCGACGGACGCCGGGCCCGCTGGGGCCGGCCGGTGCGGTTCGGGCTGGTCGCGGCGGTGGCCGCCGGGATGCTCGGCGGGGTCACGGTGGTGGCCGGTGTCGGCGCGCTGAGCGGGTTCCGCGACGACGAACCGGAACCCTCCGCCACCATCTCCGCCGCTCGGACGCCGGACCGGCCGCTGCTGTCGCCGTCGCCGAACGCGGAGGAGAGTGACGGCAGGCGCGGGGCGTGGGGCGACGTGACGCCCAAGGCGTCCCCGGACGGCTCCTCGACGGGCGATTCCCCCTCCGAAGAGGGCACCGGCGGTACGGACGAGGACCGGCAGCCCGGTGACACCGGGCAGGGCGAGGCCCCCACCCAGGAGTGGTGGAACAAGGTGCTCTCCGCCTGCCGTGACGTTCGGGACGGCAAGAACCTGGACGCCGACCGCCGGCGCGGTCTGGAGGACGCGGCGGGCGGCAAGGGCAAGGGACAGCTGA from the Streptomyces sp. NBC_00310 genome contains:
- a CDS encoding RNA polymerase sigma factor; the encoded protein is MLGDDAELTAAVLAAQDGDETAFRTVYRTVHPRLLGYVRTLVGDPDAEDVTSESWLQIARDLERFSGDADRFRGWAARIARNRALDHIRMRGRRPAIGGDETELTGKAAESDTAGEAMEALSTDRTLSLIAQLPQDQAEAVVLRVVVGLDAKTAAEALGKRAGAVRTAAHRGLKRLAELIGENPETASEADPESGDPLDAVPPPRGARVRAASSAGVTHTRSRTQKDV